The genomic region CGAGGTAACTAATGACTGAATGATGAAGGAAAATGCATTTTCTGCATACCCCTGCACCAGGCATCAGTCGTGATTACAAAGTTGTATGTTAGACCATACCTGAGTCCCTTGTGGATTTCCTGTGTTGTCAATGTAAGCATCTTTCAAATATCCACTTTCTTGTGCTTGCTTTCCGTCAGCAGTtgaaaaactgaaattatttttaacattcctTATAGCAAAATTGCAGTAACTGTACAACTACACTGTATTTACTTTATGAAGTAAAATATTGACATCATTTCAGTTTATATTTGTAACAATGAAAACAATACAACTTCACTATACACTAACCTGAAAGCATACGTCCCATCTAAGCCATGCTCATTAGAATACGACAGGATTGGTATAGCAGGGGCTCCAGCGTAGTTGTAATAAGGGTTGCCGACTCCTGGCACTATAGGTGCTGCCCCCGGTGCAAAAGGTATGGCCGTAGGAACCACTGGTCTACCTGCATAGGGAATAGCACCTGGTACTATCGGCGTAGATCCTGGGACGAAGGGAAATGGTGTCGGAATCACTGGAGTTGGTGGGACTACAGGCACACCAGGAAAGGGGAATGGTAATCCCGTGGTCAGAGTGCCGTAAAGCAATACACAGCCGATGAGACGATACATTCTGAAACATTGAATTGCCTTTACTGTGTAAACGCTCTTGACATAGAGAAGGTCTGAACCAGTACTTGAAGGAACCAACTTGAACATGGTACTTGCAGTTACGCAATAATAAAAAGCATGATCTATCGGGTAACAGTGGAACACTCTACAAGGTATCGACATGACTGTCACTACACCGCACCACCCCCGTGCGATGCTATCGGAAGCTACGGTATCATTTCGCTGTGCATACCCACCCTTACAGAAGCAAagcataaacaataatatcacTGAACTTAGATTCATTGAAATGTCTCTCAAATATGTACTTCATTTATAGCGcattacaataacaaatctcATTATGAGTTTTTCTGTATCATATCCTCGTTATTCACACCCGAAAACACAGATTctttgtttcaaatattttgaacggAATTAATAGAACAACTCGTGTATTTACCTCAACAGTGCTCAATTCGGACGGTTCTCGTTGTACTCAAAGTGTTACTGTTAGCGTGGGATCCGAATATTCCATTTATAGGCGGCAGGGTTGCTCTGAgctgatattttttgttgagcCATCGCTCAAACGTGAGTGTTACACACGTCTCCTTAACCCATCAGCTGTTATTAGCCGCGGTATACTTGCTAGTACCCACCAAAGCTCAACACGAACACGATGGTTGTAATCATTTAGCAATTTTAAGTCAAAATTATGGTAAATGTTACAGGGCGCAGTTACTTTAAGACATCAACTCAATTAACTATATTGCGGCACAACGGTTGGGTGGTCTATTAGTCTTAACGCGGTGCTGAAATTGCGATCGAAATCCTTAGATAGCTTATGCTTTACTATTTTATTCTCAGTTCAGCTGGAATATTTTGAGAAGTAGATGAAGTACTAAGAGGCATAGTAAGATATAAACTtggaaacaatataattaggtttCGTAGCAAGTGCAATTGTAGTACCCATTTTATAGATGAGAACTTCTTTGTGCTTTCTAGAAGGTAAACCGGGGCCCTGTTACTAAGACTgcgctgtccgtctgtcaccaacACAGTCTGTGTTTGATTAAACTAGAATAAGTATTTTAGGACGTTTGAAgacaacttatttcataggCACAGAACCTCTAATTGGCGAGTCCAACTCGCACATTTTTGTAATCCATATAACGTACATACTATCACACattaactataaaaacaaaactgttacTTACGTTATTCGTTTCATTCATACAATCGGCACGATTTTCTAACGCTTACTTGCGAGCGTAGCACGGAGGCGTAGTCATGTCGTATTTGCACTCATTACAAATAGGAAGGCCAAGTCTGGTTTTTATTATGCTTAACAAAAAGATACGGATATTACAAACAATTATGCAGCGTCAACTAATTAAAAACTCAATTGTTTTTGATACTTAAGTAATAATTCCAAAATTGGGCGTTTGCATAACAGTCCTCATGCTATCCGTCAATTATGAAGTTAACATGAGTCTAAAGAATAACAAtaacttttcaataaattaaaaagaaatgtatTATTAGGAGTTATCACTGTGTAACAACTGCACGAATA from Helicoverpa armigera isolate CAAS_96S chromosome 4, ASM3070526v1, whole genome shotgun sequence harbors:
- the LOC135116711 gene encoding endocuticle structural glycoprotein SgAbd-1-like, with the translated sequence MYRLIGCVLLYGTLTTGLPFPFPGVPVVPPTPVIPTPFPFVPGSTPIVPGAIPYAGRPVVPTAIPFAPGAAPIVPGVGNPYYNYAGAPAIPILSYSNEHGLDGTYAFSFSTADGKQAQESGYLKDAYIDNTGNPQGTQVVQGSYAYVSPDGTPIQVSYVADENGFRPSGVHIPADGKAVAPIVPVVDRVNKPIFDPTYNRYDPYLNRNRYNTFGQYNNRNYDPRYPYDPTKINPYYNNNYNPYQIRTKNFNQEAKKDSA